In Anticarsia gemmatalis isolate Benzon Research Colony breed Stoneville strain chromosome 4, ilAntGemm2 primary, whole genome shotgun sequence, the DNA window TAAGCACTAAGCATTGACCAGTAGCTctattctctatcactatcgactaccggcaaccggctagctatcgaaaatctTTGTACGAATatgtgatcagcgcctgtaacgggcgtcgtagaaactattttggcagtacattttaaatgtcaaactttcgatgctCGAGAGTAGAGACTCGCGCAACAGGTTATAatctaatattgaatattcaCCTGGGAGGttgtcacgtatctcagttgacaactatttaaaagtcACTATGCTGCACATTGGTTTCTCCCTTAGATTGTAGTGATTAATATGTTCCGttaaaacagcaatgtactaaaCAGTGATCATCAATTTGCCGTATACTAAGTaaactaagatacgtgatacgcatacaggTTTCGGTTTCGTAGATCATGGTTAATCTTTCTGAATCAGGCTACCTACCCCTAGATAGACGTGATAGATGTTGCCACTGCTAGGTATGAGTAGTCGATCTAGAAATCAGTAAAAAAGAATCTCTTATATGGCTGTGCATCAGTAAGTGAGTCATACAATTACATACCGTGGCAATAATCAGTTTCCGATCTCTGATTTACTTACGAGATATCTGTATACCTTCAATGAATTTATCGGTGAATAGTCAGCGTAAATCATAATACTTCCTGTGCTAATGTTATGAATCACAAATTTATGAGTGTTTACAAATTCACCTCTTTAGCATAAATGATGCAACTACATCCATTCTGGCGACCTTCGATcaaatatttgattataatcGTACGTGGAATATTTCTGAGTATCGCATCTGAATATTTTTAACCTAAAACCAAACCCAGACGATTCTCTTTCGAGTCAGATGAAAAAGATACCgtgttatcatattttttattttcaagacaTTCCATTCCAGATTACGTCTATCAAATAAATCTTATGCATAATTTCATCTACGACCGTGACGTCTAAAAACTTCCTTTCCTATAGGTAGATAACACTGGCAGTTTATGTATCAACAATATTAATGagttattatatatattatattagcagCTAAACAATCGTTACGTTTAGTAAGAGATTCgtaaaaacaactattttaggCTATGAGACTGTTATACATAGGAAAGAGACTgataataattcttaaaatttcTAAACAGGAACAAACTGTCTACCTCAATCTTGGGGCCGTCGAATAAGAACTACATAGCTGAAGGCTCTTTATTCAACTGGGACAGAGAAACTGTCCTAGTTTTTGGTGGAATAGATCCTCACACGACCTATGGCTTTGGTGGAAATactggaaaatatatttataggtaaGCGTAACTATAAGACTTTGTACTTTTGAACATTTGTATTACTTTACTTGTATGAAAAACCATTGATATGTCTTGattgtcttttaaatatataggAATTTGCAACTTCATTTCAAAAGCAGAGACATTGATGAATTTCAGGTTTGATCCAGTGACGAACGTTTGGGATTATGTTGGTGATCTCCCAGAGCCAAGGCATCATCATTCGGTAGCTTTTCTAAGAGGACGGGTGTATCTTGTCGGTTAGAATTTGTGGCTTCTATACGAAATGCAAAAAATGGCATAACTATCgttagttataaatatgtattataatttatacctaaaaggtaactaaaatgaaacaaaaatatccaaatCAGGTAATATAAGTCCTCATCTGCATCCATACGATTTTATTTTCTCCTAATTTGCCTACGGGGTATTTTTCTTCCTACTTGTATTCctagttgtcaccccggggaCACAGTGTtggaggggacaactgggaatataccccCAAAAAGACTTCAGGTATTATACTAATTAATGTCGTTCTTATACCTAGTAAGATCTCATAACTCTATAGGAGGTGCTGATCCCAGGGACGACGACGTCCGTGGCAAATCAGTGGTAGTTTCAACAGTATGGAGTTTCGAACCGGTCACTCGATCCTGGTACAGTGAGAACGGTCTCATGACGCCTCGGAAGAACTTCGGACTTGTCGTACACCGCATGGCGATGTACGCTATTGGTGGACAGGATAAAAAGGGAAGGTATGGTAGTCAAACTAGTTTTTGCTAGTAGTATATTGTTGGTAAAGAGTTCGTGGTTTGCAGAAAGTAAAGTGACGGTTTCAAAAATTGAAAACTTTAGGCAGAAATACCAACCTTTTTGAAATATAGTTAGTATACGTAACACAGCAGGACTTATAGTGCATACATATACTTTTAGTATCATCCTAGCTATATCTAGTGatttacctaaaaatattattatataaatacagtaAGTATTCTTGCTTTCCAGAGTTCTTCGCTCGGTAGAAAAGTTTGATCCTAAAACGGGTTCGTGGTCAGAAGTGCGTTCCATGAGCGTGGCGCGCATGGCGGTGGCGTGTGCCAAGTACCGCGAGTACATCTGGGTCGCTGGCGGTATGACCGGCGAGAAGAAGAAGCCTGTCTGCAAGATTGTTGAGTGCTACAACTCTAAAACGAATGAGTTAGtagcattattattttgatattaaattcgGTATCTCTACCGAtagttattatctttttaaacgTGTTCGTTAATTTATGAATCACACTTTATCGAAAACGGCAATTAAAGTTTGAAAGGATTGTGATGATTAAATAGATAATAGAGATTTTTAGTGATTcaaatttctataaataagttCAGGAGTAAAACAAGAGACGATCCATTTTAGCAAGGCTACACACATGTGTTACGCTAGATTCTAACCAGCTTCTTGTATTTACAATCAATTACGAATTTAGAATATAAATGCAAACATTGCagtgaaatattatgtttcgaTATATTCAGATGGACAGAAATACACAGTCTGCGGTTCCCCAGATGTTTCTCAACGATGTTCGCCATGAACGATAAATTGTACATCGTCGGTGGAGCTGGCAAAGTGTCAGAAAAGGTAAATTGCATCGCACTGACTAGTATTCAGGTGTGTTATTAGGTATTTTGATGGAACGAATGGTGGAAATTCCCGCCGTATTTCCACTAGTAATATGAATATGATGTACTAAACAATTTTCTGGCTTATTTTTCGActatttcttttgaaaaatcttttaatacatTGAAGTAGAGTTTGTGGATTTTTTTTACCGGCAGTTAACTCTTAGAATCAAACGACGTAGAGACGTATTAGAAGTACAAGTTTAAAGCAAATTTACCGTGTCTATAGGaatgaaatagtatttttacacCTGAATATCTTGCATCAATTAAATTTTACGCACACTTGTTGTAAAAAGaatcacaatataatatgttacagGACAAGACAGCGAGTAGCGTGGGTGCGATTGATGCATGGGACTGGAAGGAGCGCGAGTGGAGACAAGAGACGGAGATGTCGATGCCACGGCATGGACACGCGCTCGCATATCTCGGCACGCAGCtcattattataggtacattcTTACACACTATTTACTTTACAACTTTAGTTATTTCGCATATATTTTTGAAGACACAGTAGTTCTCTTAGTCACTAGTCCCCAACGGATTAACATTATGGCCTTGATATTCAAATCTATTCTTCCGTCACTTTCTTCAGGTTTGTTCAAGTAACCTGATTTGAAgcaatattacttttatagtCTCAAAGTCAAGTatgctttgttttataaactttacaagtatttgaaagcattttttatccaataataaactaaataaaatagttaatgcTCATTTCAACAAACACGTCAAGTATATTTTTACCAAACTTTTACGATTGCTTCATGTTTTAGTTATTGCATACTTTCGTGTCAATTTCTAAGAATGCGAATAGAAAAAATGCAGAATGTTAGAACGAAAttcttaaaacataaacatagcAAAATATTTCTAACGAGCGCAACTTGTAAGTAGGCCAGATGCAAGAATGTTAGGTCTCCTAGAAACCGATGACTAGACAATAACTAAATACAAAGATAAACAGAATCTCTTCCTCATTTCAACATGTAAACAATTCCGCCTAGTGATCCGTATCATAGTAATCCATtacgattaatatttttattcgtttctcTATAAAGATTACTAGCAcgcttaattaattttatcaactcttatattattatatgtattacagAATCTATATTATTGCGATAAGAGTATGATAATTAGTGTCCATTCTCTGAAAGTAGTATTAAGTGGTTGATATTAGGCCCTTATCGAAATAAGTATGTTTAGGTGCAAGTGGAAAATGAAGAGTGTTTGTTATGTAAATTGAACATACAAGACGCAGCATTTTTACTCGTATACTTGATTACAAAATATACCCACAATCGTTCTAGggaatcattatttatattggtGAAAACCGCACGAGAATTCATTCAGTGGTCTAGTTAATTGTAATCAGACAGACAGAGATATGCGTCAATGggacttaattttataataacttgtgATACAACgcccaaaatataaaaacttttgcTGTTATTTTTAACCGTTATCCGACTATTAAAAACGCGACCTGATTGAAGAAAGTTTACTTAATTACACTATAATGGAACCATTTTCTTTGGATTTTGTTAAGAAAGATGAGATGGCGAAACTGCGCAAGGGTTTTTCCATAAATCTTTGTGCGAATTCAAATTGTTTAATGACCGCAACCATATGCAAAGATTTTAATGGTCGCATGACGTTAATTTCTAAGAAGGAATGAAATTGTGAGTTTCCTTAACTAAAAGCCCAGTTTAACATGTATAGGTACAAATTTGTATTGATATAGGATGTGAATAACCCCAAGACAGTTAGGTGTAGTACCTACTCAAATCCATTTTCCAGGTTTTTCCATAGTTAGCAGacttaatatttaagtattcgagcaatatttgtttcttaataAGAATCTAAGAGAAATACTTTTAACATTGTAAATCTCCGTTAACCATTCTTTTGCAAGCCGAAAATAGTTACactcaaacaaaatattgcatGCGAGgcgaaaaatatttcaatgctAATAGTGCaaacatttaaaagttatgtatgtttaatatgtTTACAAGCTGCAAATAGATCCTAACTATCTAAGAATAGGGGAACCGGTTCTTTAGGAGAATTATAGGAATGCTTCTTTTGTGAAGCTCTACAAGAAATAAACTAACATTAATGCAAAATTTTCGTCCCTTAAAAGATTATCTGAACTAGAAATGAATAGCTTAATATTGATACGCCACTGAATGCAAGAGAAGAAACGAGTGAGAGAAACGAGAGAGAAGAAACGAGAAGAGAGAGAGTGTAATGATAGTGTCTGTCATACCGAGAGCCCCATTTAGTGTCTTTACCCTGAATGCATCAGCTTCTCCAGGCGCTGGCCTTGCATCCATGACCTGTATTTATGCATTGTTTCTGCTTCGTTCCTAAGTTTATATGTTAATAGGTGGAGTAACAACAATCTACATGCGCGCCCTGAACAATGTGGAGTCGTTTTGCTGTGAGCGTGGAGCCTGGATACGCGGCGTGGCAACGCTGCCGACGCCGATGTCCGGCCACGGGGCAGTCACGCTGCCGCCAGCTTCTCTCATGTGATAGTACACGCCGGTAAGATAAACTTGTGAATAGTcgatctatatacatatatctcaGTTAAAAGAATCCTTAACATCGCTGCAAATGACATATTGCTGCCAGACTGCGCCTGACTGCGGTGATATAAGCCTCGGTAGATAAGACATAATAAAAGGCTTcgttttttttgttctttgcgGTAAGCCATGGTTTGAAAGAAGAATCGTTATAGAATTTTCATGATTGTTTTGGCGGTCTGGGTGGTAATGTATATGACTGCTAATCACGAAATCTCGGACTCGATTCCCGAATCAAGCAAAGTGCTATTAGTATTTCCTAGATAGTAAGAAGCAAGAAGTTTTATTGTATGAAACGTGTATTTCAAATGAAGATTGCGTCTCTCTTCCTCATCAGGTAGATGCCGGCTACGTCGTCGTGACTCCGGTCCgacgaatattttaatataacgtaGATACGTTTACCGAGAACAACAGAAGGATCTTTAAGTGCACTGTACCTATagtattatatacctatattttataaagaaaatctaaattaatGTTTGTGAACGTCTCGGTGTGATAAGTTTACTGAAATCGTGAGTGTCGTCGTGTTAGTGCGTTTGTCGAGAAATTATTGTAACgttaaattattctttaaaatgtgTGGTCTATTGTTTCTGTCTTTAATAAATTGACAACGTCTCATGGCTTTGTTTTATTACACTCTTGAACATAGCTATCCCTGTAATGTGGATATTGCATGCATTTGCACATGCAGTTGCAAAAACTGAAACatgatttatttgtgtttaaatcttttaagaattgtataggtaggtactaatgATCTCTTGTTtacgtttaaatatttacctgtagttcataataatatattttgcataattacagccataatgttaattattcattttccttGACAGGTTTATAATGCATTTTAATCAGCACTAAGTATATGTTTTCCGAGCCATCTGTACTCAAGAAagattacttattatattttgccctttcagttttatttaagtCTTTAAATTTTTTGACCCGTGACCGTCACCCTGCCGACCAAGAGGTTTTTTCCAAATGAGGGGTGAGTTAGGCTTTAAGTCTATCACGATGGCCAAGTAAGGTGGTCAAAAAATGGCGATTAAAAAAAGTGGCCCGGAGATTTTTTGCCAGCTTttctcattggccctatcttccgaactggcggtaaatatTCTTCTGTATCAGAAATGTCAGCATTTAATCTGAATTGATGaattgattttgttataaactaaTTTAAGGTCATTGTGTTTGAATAAAATCCagattaaaatagtaataaaatgtattatttacgtAATATCACTTATAATATCTTATCAAATATCGTTCTATAATTAGATCGGCTCCACTCTTATCGCTAATATCACAAGGAGACTATACTTtgtctttattgtttttattattgattcaCTTTGTACTCATGGTGTTGATCGTGAGGTGTTCAGTCCCAGACCTCCCTGCACACTCCTAGGAGATCCCTCTCGAAGCCTTCCTCGCAGGGAGGGTACCGTTGGAAGAATAACACGTTGTTGACCGGCACGAATCTGCTAGGCTTTATGTGTCTGATCGCTTcctagaaagaaaataataggaggttaataattttgaaaataaattatgatgtgAAATTTATGTTTTGCATTGTTATGGTAAGACATAGCAGAATTTATTAAGCTCAAGTTCAAGTAGAAAAAATCGCTTTGTAATTTAGGATTTATGACTAAATAGGTTTTTTGAAATAAGAGATTATTTACCGTTATTataggttatttattttatttatgcaaaagttATTATTCGATTTTGTTTGATaaccaatataatttatttagcaaGTGAATATTTCTTGGTGCAAGAACCAAAGATGGTTTACAGTTTAATCTTGCAATGTTTTTCTGAACCCAAAATGCAAATTAACACCTGTACGTTAATATAACTAAATAGAAGTAAACAAGTCTGAATTCAGCGTAGTAACAATACAATCAGACAAGGCAATTGAcaccaaataaaacaatacaataacaagtaagaaaaataacatgATAGGTGATAAATTACAAGATAGTGTTctgaaaaacattattttatatcaaggacaattgaaaaattaaaagtctTGAACTGTGAACAAATACGGGAAAACTGTTTATAGGAGgcagtgaataaaataaaagcttttggTTACATTTAGTGTACGGAAACATATTGTATTtgagaaaaaaaagttttaggTCTTTACCTATCATTCGAAGGTGGGTAAAAGTTCTTATTATTTTGAACACGGATTATGAAGGAGAAAATCgaaaaatacttacaatttcCAAAGCGTCGAGTTCTGAGGGATCACCCCCTACATCCTCTTCTATCCGTATCACACTCCTCGGGTGCAAATGTTTGCCGAAACCAACAGCAAAAATAACgcataacacaaacaaaaacaaaatcttcGTCATTGTCGATGTATAAGTAAGGCAATTGTTTAGACGTGCTACTATCAGTCGCTCTCAAATGTTTGACTCTTCGCTGCCTTCAGCCGCCTTTTAAATGTCGTATTGTTATCTCTTTGCTCAATGTTCTACGTCATGAATACAGTGCCAAGCTGGCTGGCCGATGTTTGCTCACCCAAGCGATGATACCGCTCTATTGACATTAGTACCTTTACGTCAGAAGGATAATAACATTTTTCGAATCTTACGCAATTGATATCAAAAAAGGATGTTATGTGATTGAACTCGTAATAAAAGGGCCATTGTTAAGTGCGTACGGCTACGTGATTCGCGTCATACAAGTTTTTATGACTAAAATTTTGGTACCGATACAAAGAAGGGTGTGTGGTTAAGTTTACGTATTGATTTCATCGAATTTATGCAACTAATTGATAAACAAAGCACTAGAAAATTCCAACTTAAGTATGTACACGTGTGTAGTAAATATTTACCGAgaagtttttcaattaaataggTTAACTAGCGCGTAATTAAAGTCTGTTATAATAATGAGGCTTGAAgcactttttataattttacgatGTAAAATTCTAGTTATTAAGTATTatgttaatgtaaattattcCTAAGTAGCTTATATAGGCATACCTTTAATTAACCGCCTAAGAGTGTCACTGTTGACTATAAGTTAAGACCTTTTATGGATTACAAACTCAGTGTCCTTAAAAACTTTTGACACTTAATCAATCCTTGAAGTTAAATCAATTTTGTTACTAGATTATTGAATTATCAAATATTGAAACGATCTGAGATTTTTCTTCGGAAAAAAAGTAGCCGACTAAAAACTTTAAGTAATATTCTGTTTAAGACAATACAATATTTCGATACCTTGTTATTCGGCTgaagataatattttcttagcTGATTAGTAAGTGAACATCATAATGCGGCATTAGATGTTCAATCTATTTCCAATTAATTACCACACTCTATTCAGTTTTATGTTTGCCGATAATCTGCTACGATTGTGTTTCCTCTAGTCATGtagtataaacaaaaattacttgcaatttatttttgaagatgaTACCATGATTTCGGCACCCATGCTTAGCATTTGTCAACCACACTATGACAAACAAAAAGCAAGGAGAACTTACTATAATGTCTGCAAAATTTTGGGGTGATTTTTCGCCGCGAAAATTTTCACGTggcatttttacttttttgtaacataaaattttctgaatttGACAAATTTATTTTCCCTTAATAAATCATAATGCTTTTTTTCACTTCCAAATGTATTTATAGTCGTGTGTTCCTGTTTTTCAGAGACAGATATACTTCTTACATATATTCAGCCGTTGGTTGCTGGTATCAAAGCTGAGCATATCGATATTTCACTGTCTGGTCCTAAGGACTAACGAATATgaacagtagctcaattctctattactatcgactaccgacaaccgacctgtcatcgagaaattttgtatgaaaatctgatcagcgcctccgacgggtgtcgtaggaaatattttggcagtacattctaaatgtcaaaatttcgatactcgatagtaccgactgtacaggaTCGCGCTACAgaatacaagaaaaaatactCTATAAATAGTGACTCATCTACATTTAAATCTTCCGTGATTACTATCTACTATTTGAAGTACCGTCCATTAGATTCTAATCGGGCAACATAATATTGCGTGTTACGATTACTCTAATACGAAATTGTTGAATCAAAAGTAAACACTAGATATTTTCGCCGAAAGACCCGTAGTGTGTGTTTTTCTGAGAATTTCAATCGCGCCATTGATTACGTCGGACACAGAAAGTTATGAGGTGTGCCTTTACTTACAATGTATTGACACTTATGAACGATAAACttaaaaaggaataaataataGGTTTGTTTACCAGACTAATAGAGTCAAACACCTAATGTACATATGGTTTTTTCAAGACCTACGATATTTCAGAGCAGCAAGTACTGCATAGTACAATAGAGAACTCAACTAAGATACACAATACTTACTGGTTGTAGTTGTTGTCACCATTACGCAGTATCTTGAATTTGATTGTCATTGTTAAAGAACacatgtaggtatgtattttaaattattctaattatatttaaaatgatataaataaaactacgcTGGTAGttgtaaaaaaactgtatttaatcGTAAAGTTGCCAATGCGTTATATTGACGCTGTTCATTCTGTTCCTTGCGCGTTTACATTGCAGAGTAGAGCCCAAGGTCTCACCGGGAGGACAAAATGGAGTCACtgtcaaaagaaaataaatacacaaatattagttaCTTTTAGTTGTACTATTGCCCGTGGTGCCAAAACTTTGAACTGGCAGAGCCAGTGGCGCTGATCCTGTCCAAAGTTCTGTggtactattaaaaaaaagatcaaATTTATCACTGTCTCATTGTTGGTCAAGGGTTTCTTCGCAGAATAGGGTAGGGTCTAGAAACAAGATCTTCAAAGATTGGACTTCAAAATCTGTTCTAAAGCACTAACGCATTGGAGTGCCAGTGTTCAGTTCCATGATATAATGTCATTTAATTTcaacaaattatgttatttattttatctttacagaATTATTGAACCTTGTGCAAGCAATAAAGTTCGATTATTGTagtgtttgaaataaaacaacttaTTTTGTACACcaagcttatttatttatcgcaaaataataataaatacattagcAAATACAAGCGAAATTCAGATCATTGACCCTAAAATATGTACGTAGATCGGTTTCAATAGAGcatttgataaaacaaatataattatgtactaaGAATCGATTTGTTCTATGTCTACCTTATGGTTAGCCGATATTGGTGGGTATGACCGAGCCAATGTACCGGGTACTACAGTCGGATTACAAAGTAAAAAGACAGGCAGGCCGCAACCATTCGTAGCACCATTTGGGTACACAGCCGTTTGCAAAGCGGGATGAACTGGCTCCTCAGCACCGCGCACAAAAGACATCGTtggtattatattattgatcaTGGCATCATGCGCTAATTCTTCTATGTAATCATCAACTCTTGAACGACTTGGTCTCATATTTGGCAGCATAATTTCCGTATTTTCAGGATTCAATACATCTATGTCATATTCGTCATGGGTCTTCGAAGGTGCAATTTCGTGAACGTATGACGAGTAAATATTCGGTAGAGCCTCCAAAGGTAATAAAGAGTTTGACAATGAGTTATCATCGTACTCATAGTTGTCCATGTCGATGTCCATTAACACTTTTGTAGGTGCTTGGTCTTCGTAGGACGCTTGATTGTTTTCTTGTACAGGTTTCAAGTATTGGTCGCTCCAAACAGGTGACTGTGGCACGTAGTTAAATGAAATCCCATCGCCTCGTACAGGATATGGAGCGTGTTGCGAAGCCTCATAGAACGTGTCGTCGGAAGTCGGAGGGAGAACGATGACGTCATGGCTTGAATATGTTCTTCCAACTTTTGTTTCACCTTCTTCTAAAGGCATAACAACATGGTTCACGATATTTGAATTGTCACTAGTTACAAGTTTCTGTGCTGCATTGTCATTGGATGCACTCAAAGGTCCTTTATAATTAGTCGGAATAGCGCAAGCTAAACCGATGCTAGCACAAATAACAATATGCACAACAAACATCATAATCAACTGCTCTTTTAATACTAAGcttgaatttgaatataactTCAGTACAATGAAcgttaaattacaaaattcagCATATTTTTGAACTCATTGAACAATGTATTTGGTTTCATGTTACAATTTCCACAGCAATTATTTGCATCGCCGCACTGCGTAATTATGAATACCTATTATGATAACAAAATCAACCAATATCGTTATATTATCATGTAATAAGAAGATTATAAGGGTGTATAGTTAGTACTTAGAATAGATACCggatataaactaaaaataaaaaactgtttggTTTTAATTCAAAAGAACCAGAAGGAAACATGAAGCAGTTCTcgatttctttataaaatcttGGCAGActattatttttacctttacAGGTAAAATAATGTGTCCATTTATGCCTAGGCAGGCCTAGGCTTCCTTCGCCCCTACGCTGGAGGGGCTGGGAGAAAACATTTTCAGCTTCAGGTTACTACTGTGTTTGACAGTTTTATTTCACCGCTCTCAAAATTTGTTGGGACATGTTAGATACCCTATACACTTCTTCAAGAGTATGTTAATTTTCCTTCCTCCTAAGAATAGCGCGttgcaataaacaaacaaaaacacttcagctttattatgTCAGTAGATATAGATTACGCACTTACGACTCT includes these proteins:
- the LOC142987799 gene encoding uncharacterized protein LOC142987799, with protein sequence MMFVVHIVICASIGLACAIPTNYKGPLSASNDNAAQKLVTSDNSNIVNHVVMPLEEGETKVGRTYSSHDVIVLPPTSDDTFYEASQHAPYPVRGDGISFNYVPQSPVWSDQYLKPVQENNQASYEDQAPTKVLMDIDMDNYEYDDNSLSNSLLPLEALPNIYSSYVHEIAPSKTHDEYDIDVLNPENTEIMLPNMRPSRSRVDDYIEELAHDAMINNIIPTMSFVRGAEEPVHPALQTAVYPNGATNGCGLPVFLLCNPTVVPGTLARSYPPISANHKVDIEQIDS